One stretch of Chryseobacterium fluminis DNA includes these proteins:
- a CDS encoding type IA DNA topoisomerase → MKAIIAEKPSVAREIAQILNANNRKDGYFEGNGYCVTWALGHLVSLGMPEDYGIRGFNKASLPIFPNPFILTPRKTKQSQSKNYQADPSALKQLKLIKNVLGQCTSIIVATDAGREGELIFRYIYDHLKCKKPFERLWISSLTEKAIQEGFRNLRPGSDFDGLYETAKARSEADWLVGINATQALSIAANNDVYSLGRVQTPTLALICKKFQENKDFKQKKYWQIQLQHRKDYLNFTSLSNQQWEDKKQAEQILKAIEREGRATVEEVSINTIKEQSPLLFDLTELQKEANRKLGLSADEVLQTAQSLYEKKFITYPRTGSKYIPEDLWPEIPELVRILNQSDPFKPAIATLKFGNFNKRIVNDLKVTDHHGLLPTTKIPSALTASEKAIYHMIVYRLFESLSEHCSKEVSHIIIKVHHYEFIIRGSKILNKGWRAIKGLLSDEASPNQDDNSNNNSNNNETQEPQLIELPEFKKGDELKISSTELNEKLTRPPKLYTEADLLSAMENAGRQIEDRDQQKALANIGIGTPATRASIIETLITRNYITRKSKTLIPTDKGRRVYDLIKDQKIANVQMTAEWEMALHQIETKEINSKQFITDIKNYTAEITQELLSLNITQENIPELKCPKCQQHHLIIKDKIVKCPDEQCQWILFRMICGIQLSINHITSLITTGKTPLIKNMKSKNGKKFDAYLILKDDCQTAFEF, encoded by the coding sequence ATGAAAGCCATCATTGCAGAAAAACCCAGTGTTGCCAGGGAAATTGCCCAGATTCTCAATGCCAATAACAGAAAAGACGGCTACTTTGAAGGAAACGGCTACTGTGTGACCTGGGCGTTAGGTCATTTGGTATCATTGGGAATGCCGGAAGATTATGGCATAAGAGGCTTTAACAAAGCCTCTCTGCCTATCTTTCCCAATCCCTTTATCCTCACTCCAAGAAAGACAAAGCAGAGCCAATCAAAAAACTACCAAGCAGACCCATCCGCCTTAAAACAGCTCAAGCTCATTAAAAATGTCTTAGGTCAATGCACGAGCATTATCGTTGCGACTGACGCGGGAAGGGAAGGCGAGCTGATCTTCCGCTATATCTATGATCATTTAAAATGCAAAAAACCATTTGAAAGACTCTGGATCAGTTCACTGACCGAAAAAGCCATACAGGAAGGCTTTAGAAATCTTAGACCCGGTTCGGATTTCGATGGACTTTATGAAACTGCAAAAGCCAGAAGCGAAGCCGACTGGCTGGTCGGAATCAATGCTACCCAGGCATTGAGTATTGCAGCGAACAACGATGTCTATTCCTTAGGCAGGGTCCAGACCCCTACATTAGCATTGATCTGCAAAAAATTTCAAGAGAACAAAGATTTTAAACAAAAGAAATACTGGCAGATCCAGTTACAGCACCGAAAGGACTATTTAAATTTTACCAGTCTTTCCAACCAGCAATGGGAAGACAAAAAACAGGCAGAACAGATCTTAAAAGCCATAGAGCGGGAGGGTAGAGCCACGGTAGAAGAGGTCTCCATCAACACGATCAAAGAACAGTCTCCATTACTGTTTGACCTGACAGAACTACAGAAAGAAGCTAACCGAAAGCTGGGATTATCAGCAGATGAAGTATTACAGACCGCACAAAGCCTTTATGAAAAGAAGTTCATCACCTACCCGAGAACCGGAAGCAAATATATTCCTGAAGACCTTTGGCCGGAAATCCCTGAACTCGTAAGAATACTGAATCAATCCGACCCATTCAAACCAGCGATAGCAACACTCAAGTTCGGCAACTTCAACAAACGCATTGTCAATGATCTCAAGGTCACAGACCACCACGGACTTTTACCGACCACTAAAATTCCATCCGCTCTAACTGCCAGTGAAAAAGCCATTTACCATATGATCGTTTATCGCCTGTTTGAATCATTATCAGAGCACTGCTCCAAAGAAGTCAGCCACATCATTATCAAAGTCCATCACTATGAGTTCATTATCAGAGGCTCCAAGATACTAAATAAAGGCTGGCGAGCCATCAAAGGCCTATTGTCTGATGAAGCGAGCCCAAACCAAGATGATAACAGCAATAATAATAGCAACAATAACGAAACACAAGAACCCCAACTCATTGAACTTCCGGAATTCAAAAAAGGCGATGAGCTTAAAATCTCATCAACAGAACTAAATGAAAAACTGACCAGACCTCCCAAACTCTACACTGAAGCTGACCTTCTTTCTGCTATGGAAAACGCAGGCAGGCAAATCGAAGACAGAGATCAGCAGAAAGCTTTAGCCAACATTGGTATCGGTACACCCGCAACTAGAGCCTCCATTATTGAAACCTTAATTACCAGAAACTACATTACCAGAAAAAGCAAAACATTGATCCCAACCGACAAAGGACGAAGGGTCTATGATCTTATCAAAGACCAAAAAATAGCCAATGTCCAGATGACCGCAGAGTGGGAGATGGCACTCCATCAGATTGAAACAAAAGAAATCAATTCAAAACAGTTCATCACTGATATTAAAAACTACACAGCAGAAATTACCCAAGAACTATTATCGCTCAACATTACCCAAGAAAACATCCCGGAGCTCAAATGCCCCAAATGCCAGCAGCATCATCTCATTATTAAAGATAAAATCGTCAAATGCCCAGATGAGCAATGTCAATGGATTTTATTCAGAATGATATGTGGCATACAGCTCAGCATCAACCATATCACTTCCCTCATAACAACAGGAAAAACTCCGCTCATCAAAAATATGAAGAGTAAAAACGGGAAAAAGTTTGATGCTTATCTTATTTTAAAAGATGATTGCCAAACGGCTTTTGAATTTTAA
- a CDS encoding DUF3945 domain-containing protein gives MEETAQNGADEIKPVSDTLLVLSKDTNKIEMVKGVDKDGNLQKFPPNEMQESGQLIRVDKHGDLFSNFFSNFYRQLKNPSHFNFFKVSEYDAVNTAKDLQQYVDQASLEEKEKLKEYEVLPKNTNPSKNQNTMENNTETQEYRFQPEQIDWKTMEKFGLNQEKLEKLNAMDPLLRGFKTNTLIPITINLGTAVSKMDVRLSLQTADNGEVAVNLHGIRKEPNYNLKFLGHEFTDEDKKNLKESGNMGRVVDLVNPKTDEIIPSVISRDRLTNELVAYRAEYMKIPDEIKGIQLDEHQKQTLLEGKPLYLEGMTSTKGTTFDATVQFNADKRYVEFIFDNNQKLQHSQSQKEDSSQNQSQDQNKNSEPPRVFRDKELDDKQYEKFKAGETVYVSGLVDSKGKEYQGYITFNKETAKTDFSFTNPNKLKEKAQPSEAHKTQKAVNTDGKTNESTKNIKEPLQSKQQEPANKQQQEQQKKPARSRGRKM, from the coding sequence ATGGAAGAAACAGCACAGAATGGAGCCGATGAGATCAAGCCAGTGTCAGACACACTGTTGGTCTTGAGCAAGGACACCAATAAGATCGAAATGGTCAAGGGCGTGGACAAAGATGGAAACCTTCAAAAGTTCCCACCAAACGAAATGCAGGAAAGTGGTCAATTGATCCGTGTTGACAAGCACGGTGATCTCTTCTCCAACTTCTTTTCCAATTTCTACCGGCAGCTTAAAAACCCTTCGCATTTTAATTTTTTCAAGGTCTCGGAATACGATGCGGTCAACACAGCCAAAGACCTTCAGCAGTATGTCGATCAGGCATCGCTTGAAGAAAAGGAAAAATTGAAAGAATATGAAGTCCTACCAAAAAATACAAACCCATCAAAAAATCAGAATACAATGGAAAACAACACAGAAACTCAGGAGTACCGTTTCCAGCCTGAACAGATAGACTGGAAGACGATGGAAAAATTCGGGCTTAACCAGGAAAAGCTTGAAAAGCTAAATGCTATGGATCCTCTGCTCAGAGGCTTCAAAACCAACACATTAATTCCCATCACCATCAATCTGGGAACAGCGGTCAGCAAGATGGATGTCAGGCTATCTCTCCAAACCGCAGACAACGGTGAAGTTGCCGTTAACCTGCACGGCATCCGGAAGGAGCCGAACTACAACCTCAAGTTCCTCGGTCATGAATTCACTGACGAAGACAAAAAGAACCTTAAAGAAAGCGGAAATATGGGAAGGGTGGTCGATCTGGTCAATCCCAAGACCGATGAGATCATTCCTTCAGTCATCAGCCGTGACCGCCTGACCAATGAACTGGTGGCTTACAGGGCAGAGTATATGAAGATCCCAGACGAGATCAAAGGAATCCAATTGGACGAGCATCAGAAACAAACCCTTTTAGAAGGCAAGCCTCTCTATCTTGAAGGCATGACCTCTACCAAAGGCACTACCTTCGATGCTACTGTGCAGTTCAATGCCGATAAGCGCTATGTTGAATTCATATTCGACAACAATCAAAAGCTTCAGCATAGCCAGTCTCAAAAAGAAGACAGTTCACAAAACCAGAGTCAAGATCAAAATAAAAACAGCGAACCCCCAAGAGTTTTCAGGGACAAAGAACTGGATGACAAGCAGTATGAAAAATTCAAGGCAGGTGAGACGGTCTATGTTAGTGGTCTTGTTGACAGCAAAGGCAAAGAATATCAGGGCTACATAACTTTCAACAAAGAGACCGCCAAGACCGACTTTTCCTTTACCAATCCCAACAAGCTGAAGGAAAAAGCCCAGCCATCAGAAGCCCATAAAACACAGAAGGCGGTCAATACTGATGGTAAAACCAATGAATCGACCAAAAACATCAAAGAGCCGCTTCAATCCAAACAGCAGGAGCCTGCCAACAAGCAGCAACAGGAGCAGCAGAAAAAACCTGCCAGATCAAGAGGCAGAAAAATGTAA
- a CDS encoding TolC family protein, with amino-acid sequence MKQYKTVLILSILMLLFAPSIYAQHTEKVQSLSLEEIWKVAEMNNRQLKLYDLNHQQSTIEILEAKDRLLPELSVGADLKLNSKFLIYDNGLFSSPQDVAVKGYGYGVGYNLNFNLYNGGKDKRSIVMKKEEETRKQYELDLQKHSVKYDVAIAYFDLYKFLHFYDFLNAETEAEKKQLRLIESLHKNGTVLKSDVLRISVKLSQLELSLSDVKKKIEIAKQRLNILMGRKNDAELTIQPEDIIELNAITDGDYNDYVDIAFNKSPEYKIAISDIKWSELNVKQMKATILPKVSLYSNYNYNYPQISFYPYSNDLWGFGQTGIKVQYSIDNLYKSKHTIARTQVVSSQAKEKAEMKKDEIYLQVREVYLQQQQALESVETAEHNIIKTTETVRVIRSSYLNQESLLTDLLEAENALLEAKFNLTTAQTNVKVTHIRLLAIIGIL; translated from the coding sequence TGATGTTGTTATTTGCACCCTCTATTTACGCTCAACATACAGAAAAAGTCCAATCTTTAAGTTTGGAAGAAATATGGAAAGTTGCAGAAATGAATAATCGACAACTGAAACTATACGACCTAAATCATCAGCAAAGTACAATAGAAATATTGGAAGCCAAAGACCGTTTGTTACCGGAACTTTCGGTAGGAGCAGACCTAAAACTCAATTCTAAATTTCTGATCTATGACAATGGATTATTCTCTTCTCCACAGGATGTGGCTGTAAAAGGCTATGGGTACGGCGTAGGCTACAACTTAAATTTTAATCTTTACAATGGCGGTAAAGACAAAAGGAGCATCGTCATGAAAAAGGAAGAAGAGACACGAAAACAATATGAACTGGATCTCCAAAAGCATAGCGTAAAATATGATGTCGCAATTGCTTATTTTGATTTATACAAATTTTTACATTTCTATGATTTTCTTAATGCAGAGACTGAAGCAGAAAAAAAGCAATTGAGATTAATAGAAAGTCTGCATAAAAACGGCACCGTACTAAAGAGTGATGTGCTGAGAATCTCTGTGAAATTGTCTCAACTGGAACTTAGTCTTTCCGACGTTAAGAAGAAGATTGAGATCGCTAAACAACGGCTCAATATACTGATGGGGCGTAAAAATGATGCTGAATTAACAATACAACCCGAAGATATAATTGAATTAAACGCTATCACAGACGGTGACTATAATGATTATGTAGACATCGCTTTCAACAAATCTCCAGAATACAAAATAGCCATTAGTGACATCAAATGGAGTGAACTGAACGTAAAACAAATGAAAGCTACGATATTGCCTAAAGTTTCTTTGTATTCTAATTATAATTACAACTATCCTCAAATTTCCTTTTATCCGTACTCAAACGATTTGTGGGGATTTGGTCAGACAGGAATTAAAGTCCAGTATTCCATCGATAATTTGTACAAAAGCAAACATACCATTGCTCGTACCCAAGTTGTCAGCAGTCAGGCTAAAGAAAAAGCTGAAATGAAGAAGGACGAAATCTATCTTCAGGTAAGAGAAGTTTATTTACAGCAACAGCAGGCTTTGGAGAGTGTGGAAACGGCAGAGCATAATATCATTAAAACCACCGAAACCGTTCGTGTTATCAGAAGTAGCTACCTGAATCAGGAATCGCTACTGACCGATCTTTTGGAAGCAGAAAATGCTTTATTGGAAGCAAAATTCAATCTGACAACAGCACAAACAAACGTAAAAGTAACCCATATCAGACTATTGGCAATTATAGGAATTCTTTAA
- a CDS encoding helix-turn-helix domain-containing protein codes for MNIERTEFIAWMEKIMERFDILKEQTTSNQSRFIEVDGEVLLDNQDVLQLLKISSRSLQRYRTDKKLPYYTISGKLYYKLSDVHQLIRECLSS; via the coding sequence ATGAATATCGAAAGAACAGAATTTATTGCATGGATGGAGAAGATCATGGAACGATTCGACATCCTCAAAGAACAAACGACATCAAACCAATCCCGATTTATTGAGGTCGACGGCGAAGTTCTGTTAGACAATCAGGATGTCTTACAACTTCTAAAGATCAGTTCAAGGTCCTTACAACGTTACCGCACGGACAAAAAGCTTCCTTACTACACCATAAGCGGCAAGCTGTATTACAAACTGTCCGATGTCCATCAGCTCATCAGGGAATGTCTAAGTTCATAA
- a CDS encoding HlyD family secretion protein, whose amino-acid sequence MNKNKTDKIIVNLTKWLGIALFVGIIIWGATYFLKGYRFEQTNDAQVDAYLSPINAKVGGYISKIYYKDNQLVKKGDTLVVIELDEYGLKKDAASAELMSSHAKLPILTANEETQLKSIEVIKAQLEGAKARLNQQQKEFDRYKNLLSDESTTQQKFDNISASLSIAQSDYDQAKASLKVAESKLNDFRAQNNAIKAEIKIKETLVQRQELDIRYTFITAPFDGQIGKKTIQEGQLIQPGQTLAFLVNKAEEKWVIANFKETQIGKFKIGQPVSIEVDAFPNEKFNGTIESLSPTTGSRYSLLPPDNATGNFVKIIQRIPVRIKLIDMPEKLRKLSAGMNANVYVLKD is encoded by the coding sequence ATGAACAAAAATAAAACAGATAAAATTATTGTAAACCTAACCAAATGGTTGGGAATTGCATTATTCGTAGGGATCATTATTTGGGGAGCTACCTATTTCTTAAAAGGATATCGCTTTGAACAGACTAATGATGCACAGGTAGATGCTTATCTCTCACCGATAAATGCAAAAGTGGGCGGCTATATCAGCAAAATATACTACAAGGACAATCAACTTGTTAAAAAAGGTGATACACTTGTGGTAATTGAATTGGACGAGTATGGACTGAAAAAAGATGCTGCATCAGCAGAACTCATGAGTTCACACGCCAAATTACCGATTTTGACGGCGAACGAAGAAACGCAACTTAAAAGTATTGAGGTTATAAAAGCACAATTGGAAGGAGCTAAAGCGAGATTGAACCAACAGCAAAAAGAATTTGACCGTTATAAAAATCTACTGTCAGATGAATCTACCACACAACAAAAATTCGACAACATTAGTGCTTCTTTATCCATTGCACAGTCAGATTATGATCAGGCGAAAGCTTCTTTAAAAGTAGCAGAATCTAAACTTAATGATTTTAGAGCTCAAAATAATGCTATAAAGGCAGAGATAAAAATTAAAGAAACACTTGTTCAAAGACAGGAATTGGACATCAGATATACGTTTATCACTGCACCTTTTGATGGACAAATTGGTAAAAAGACCATTCAGGAGGGTCAACTGATACAACCCGGGCAAACATTGGCTTTTTTGGTGAACAAAGCCGAGGAAAAATGGGTGATTGCTAATTTTAAAGAAACACAGATTGGCAAATTCAAGATCGGACAACCAGTATCCATAGAAGTTGATGCCTTTCCGAATGAAAAATTCAATGGTACTATCGAATCACTTTCGCCAACCACAGGTTCACGTTACTCATTGTTACCTCCAGATAATGCTACAGGTAATTTTGTGAAGATCATCCAACGGATTCCTGTAAGAATTAAACTGATCGATATGCCTGAAAAATTACGAAAACTTTCTGCCGGAATGAATGCCAATGTTTATGTTTTAAAAGATTAA
- a CDS encoding MFS transporter: protein MQAHKIPIFKSWVSEWVARSVIFAILMACLFSFAFYGSPVATMGFYGIQPTDVQYGMVVIYGSTVAFLALDFRIVKYFAPRKYLLMALAVNAICSVICFHFKDWTLFVSCQFFQGITCALMSGIVLQLIFPRLQSVRARVIAFSLLYGSIQIAVPFYSIFTSVVIHFFDYNWLFYGFIIIVIILTITVLLTMNGKARFTKKIPLYQVDWIGYLFYVSFILILGYILVYGRQLGWFGSSLITTLSVVDLIILSLFIIRELKLKRPLINLQIFKTKNFVIGLLLLFTFYIFKGSTGLAYGYLEVILGNDPLSTIPIWTAVIFGTTLSMFTTSRFILMGYNLIRMIIVGFGIMAIYYAYMILFVSVQGETIDFILPMFIYGVATGILFVPIVSFTTSSAPPQISINASLLGILARFTGFTASLALNNELQLFAKSGVREKIRESITETSPQLPTTLLDIQNQYNNSGSDIYTSKTVSSAYFNQMIGHQILARATRDYYDLMLTGVIFVIVVLLLLPQIQKVVLRLRKGNIPY, encoded by the coding sequence ATGCAAGCACATAAAATACCTATTTTCAAATCTTGGGTATCCGAATGGGTGGCGAGATCCGTCATATTTGCTATCCTGATGGCCTGTCTGTTTAGCTTCGCTTTTTACGGTAGTCCGGTTGCAACGATGGGCTTTTACGGCATACAGCCTACCGATGTACAATATGGTATGGTCGTTATCTATGGATCTACCGTAGCTTTCTTAGCATTGGATTTCCGTATCGTAAAATATTTTGCACCAAGAAAATATCTACTGATGGCTCTTGCCGTAAATGCAATATGTTCTGTGATCTGTTTTCATTTCAAAGATTGGACATTGTTTGTTAGTTGCCAGTTTTTTCAAGGAATTACCTGTGCATTAATGTCAGGCATCGTCTTACAACTTATTTTTCCAAGGTTACAATCTGTACGTGCCCGTGTGATTGCCTTTAGCCTACTGTATGGCAGCATACAGATTGCCGTTCCTTTCTATTCTATTTTTACCAGTGTGGTCATTCATTTCTTTGATTATAACTGGCTATTCTACGGATTTATAATCATAGTCATCATTCTAACAATTACTGTTTTGCTAACAATGAACGGTAAAGCTCGATTTACCAAGAAGATTCCACTTTATCAGGTCGATTGGATAGGCTATCTGTTTTACGTGTCTTTTATCTTAATCTTAGGATACATCCTTGTCTACGGGCGACAATTGGGATGGTTCGGTAGTTCATTAATCACTACTCTTAGTGTCGTTGATCTAATTATTCTTTCCCTTTTCATCATTAGAGAATTGAAGCTTAAACGACCATTGATCAACTTGCAGATTTTCAAGACAAAGAATTTTGTCATTGGGCTATTACTACTTTTTACATTTTATATTTTTAAAGGAAGTACAGGACTTGCCTACGGCTATCTTGAGGTGATTTTAGGAAATGACCCACTGAGCACCATTCCTATATGGACGGCTGTAATTTTTGGAACTACATTGAGTATGTTCACTACTTCCAGATTTATCCTGATGGGGTACAACCTGATAAGGATGATTATTGTTGGCTTTGGAATAATGGCGATCTATTATGCTTATATGATACTATTTGTTTCTGTACAGGGTGAAACAATTGATTTCATTCTACCGATGTTTATTTATGGTGTGGCAACAGGAATCCTATTTGTTCCTATTGTTTCATTTACCACTTCATCAGCACCTCCCCAAATTTCTATCAATGCATCGCTTCTTGGTATATTGGCTAGGTTTACAGGGTTTACAGCTAGTCTGGCATTGAATAACGAACTTCAATTATTTGCAAAATCAGGAGTTCGAGAAAAGATTCGGGAATCAATCACGGAAACCAGCCCTCAATTACCAACCACCTTACTGGACATTCAAAATCAATATAATAATTCAGGTAGCGATATCTATACTTCAAAAACAGTATCCTCAGCTTATTTTAATCAAATGATAGGTCATCAGATATTGGCTCGTGCCACCAGGGATTATTATGATTTGATGTTAACAGGTGTGATTTTCGTAATTGTTGTTTTGCTCTTATTACCACAAATTCAAAAAGTTGTTTTGAGATTACGAAAAGGTAATATACCATATTAA